From a single Lewinella sp. LCG006 genomic region:
- a CDS encoding PepSY-like domain-containing protein gives MKKLIYLSLIASVVTVVSGCNFLNLDDDTVNPNPVELPTTAEDFIAANYPSHVIRSTDTEDLCDNTLVLEVELEDGPGPDVDLYFTLDGTFLFTETDINLMDLPEAVRNAISTNFADYSINEQNIERHDYPDGAIEYEVELVHNVTGDEEDAVFNANGDLLCFEADHNDDNGGDDNGGDDNGGDDDNGGDDNGGDDDNGGDDDNGQSVSVPQDVRDLIQSQYPGYIITSSEQEDICDDVLMYEVELEDGPGPDMDLYFNLDWVFQFSEIEISINQLPAAVMDAIATNYAGYQIDEDKVERLERPDGSLMYAVELESGNNDVDVIFNADGSVYCEDQ, from the coding sequence ATTGCCAGCGTTGTGACAGTTGTTTCAGGATGTAATTTCTTGAACCTTGATGATGATACAGTGAACCCCAATCCGGTAGAATTGCCAACAACCGCTGAAGATTTCATTGCGGCGAACTACCCCAGCCACGTCATCAGAAGCACCGATACGGAAGACCTGTGTGACAATACCCTGGTCTTGGAAGTAGAATTGGAAGACGGCCCTGGGCCAGATGTAGACCTTTACTTTACGCTTGATGGTACCTTCTTGTTTACGGAAACAGATATCAATTTGATGGATTTGCCCGAGGCAGTCCGCAATGCGATCAGTACCAATTTTGCGGATTACTCGATCAACGAGCAAAACATTGAAAGGCACGATTACCCTGATGGTGCTATCGAGTACGAAGTAGAATTAGTGCACAACGTCACAGGTGACGAAGAGGATGCCGTGTTTAATGCCAATGGTGATTTGCTTTGTTTTGAAGCAGACCATAATGATGATAATGGAGGTGACGACAACGGCGGTGACGATAATGGCGGTGATGATGACAATGGAGGCGATGACAACGGCGGCGATGACGACAATGGCGGTGATGATGATAATGGTCAAAGTGTAAGTGTCCCCCAAGATGTTCGTGATCTGATCCAGAGTCAGTATCCTGGCTACATCATAACCAGCTCAGAACAAGAAGACATCTGTGATGATGTACTCATGTACGAGGTAGAATTGGAAGATGGCCCTGGGCCAGATATGGATTTGTATTTCAATCTGGATTGGGTATTCCAATTTAGCGAAATAGAGATATCGATCAACCAGCTTCCTGCCGCAGTAATGGATGCGATAGCCACCAATTATGCCGGCTACCAAATTGACGAAGACAAGGTAGAGCGACTGGAGCGCCCTGATGGATCACTGATGTACGCGGTAGAATTGGAATCAGGTAACAATGATGTAGACGTTATCTTCAACGCCGATGGTAGCGTATACTGCGAAGATCAATAA
- a CDS encoding putative quinol monooxygenase: MSSFKRIVKMTFRPEEIDNFLEVFHQSSAHIRAFPGCLHLELWRGKRQENVLFTFSKWENEEALENYRHSDLFRSTWAKTKPLFAEKAAAWSVDTLAEIL, from the coding sequence ATGTCCTCCTTCAAACGCATCGTAAAAATGACTTTCCGCCCTGAAGAAATCGACAACTTCCTGGAGGTTTTCCACCAGAGTAGTGCCCATATTCGGGCCTTCCCCGGTTGCCTCCACCTCGAGCTTTGGCGCGGCAAAAGGCAGGAAAACGTGCTGTTTACCTTCAGCAAATGGGAAAACGAAGAAGCACTGGAAAACTACCGCCACTCCGACCTCTTCCGTTCCACCTGGGCAAAGACCAAGCCTCTCTTCGCCGAAAAAGCCGCTGCCTGGAGTGTGGATACGCTAGCGGAAATACTATAA
- a CDS encoding T9SS type A sorting domain-containing protein, whose translation MKVPVHLLLFALFFFNITQTSAFDIWGIEIQAQQTGLFSIDASIIVYIKGIAVQTDGFRDSLSLSWGDGTISRVAISNNADINGNGIPDGTPVDENFIKYIYSGSHTYATMARYLLSVENPNRAPGILNVNFPNSVSIPLYTESEITLIEDYENNHLPVLLETPTNYAFSGQQYLHLPNAFDIDDDSLAYELVVPKQGPNEPVPNYFGIGTLATIDAETGIFSFLFDQAGTYTFAIQVASYRNGTLMDRVVRDMKFFVEDTDGQNDRPSFQLNTPLVVIQEVSVGDTVRFQAIAQDDNTIVPALRATSGLFDYYAEPASINIDLVVADFEWIVREEHVRTQAYPVVLRAKDDGYVFGYANFALVRYRVNGGPTSTNDLTQADVLVLYPNPTRDWLQIDLPASLLGASIAYQVFTHDGRRIMSGKLSEKTTQIDVKGLPVGVYLLQYKIRGQLHQQRFVIQ comes from the coding sequence ATGAAAGTTCCTGTACACCTCCTCCTTTTCGCGCTATTCTTTTTCAACATCACCCAAACCTCTGCTTTTGATATTTGGGGCATTGAAATTCAGGCCCAACAAACGGGGCTTTTTTCCATTGATGCCTCGATTATTGTATATATCAAAGGAATTGCAGTACAAACGGATGGTTTCCGTGATTCGCTTAGCTTGTCATGGGGAGATGGGACGATAAGCCGAGTAGCGATCTCGAACAACGCCGATATTAATGGAAATGGTATTCCGGATGGTACACCGGTAGATGAGAACTTTATCAAGTACATCTATTCGGGTTCTCATACTTACGCTACGATGGCTCGTTATTTATTATCAGTGGAGAACCCGAATCGTGCCCCTGGAATCTTGAATGTTAATTTCCCTAATTCAGTGAGCATCCCACTGTATACTGAATCTGAAATCACCCTGATCGAAGATTATGAAAACAACCACTTACCTGTCTTATTAGAAACACCCACCAATTATGCTTTTTCAGGACAGCAGTACCTACACTTGCCCAACGCATTTGATATTGATGATGACAGTTTGGCCTATGAGTTGGTCGTTCCGAAACAAGGACCAAACGAACCGGTGCCCAACTATTTTGGTATTGGAACGCTAGCAACGATTGATGCTGAAACGGGGATTTTTAGCTTTCTTTTTGATCAAGCAGGAACTTACACTTTTGCTATCCAAGTTGCTAGTTACCGAAATGGGACGCTGATGGATAGGGTGGTGCGGGACATGAAATTTTTCGTGGAAGATACAGACGGACAAAATGATCGACCATCATTTCAGTTAAACACGCCTCTCGTGGTGATCCAGGAAGTAAGTGTTGGGGATACCGTTCGTTTTCAGGCGATTGCCCAAGACGACAACACCATCGTGCCAGCCCTGAGAGCTACCAGTGGGCTATTCGATTATTATGCAGAACCCGCCTCGATCAACATCGACTTAGTCGTCGCCGATTTTGAATGGATTGTCCGCGAGGAGCACGTCCGTACCCAAGCTTACCCTGTAGTCCTTCGGGCCAAAGATGATGGATATGTATTTGGTTATGCCAATTTTGCCTTGGTTCGCTACCGCGTTAACGGTGGCCCAACTTCCACCAACGACTTGACGCAAGCGGATGTTCTCGTATTGTATCCCAATCCCACCCGTGATTGGTTGCAGATAGACCTCCCCGCTTCACTGCTTGGAGCATCTATCGCTTACCAGGTTTTTACCCATGATGGAAGGAGAATAATGTCGGGAAAATTAAGCGAGAAGACTACTCAGATTGACGTTAAGGGATTGCCTGTTGGTGTTTACCTCTTACAGTATAAAATAAGGGGACAGCTGCACCAACAACGTTTTGTTATTCAATGA
- a CDS encoding ATP-dependent helicase, translating into MIPSPTSSYLDQLNDVQRQAVINTDGPVLVVAGPGSGKTRVLTYRIAYLIEQGVAPWEILALTFTNKAAREMKERIEKVVGQRASRVWAGTFHSLFARILRVEAEHIGYPSNFTIYDADDSKSLIKLLIKENNLNTDTYNVNSVRQRISSAKSNLITPTLYQQNEELMAQDRMSRMPALYKLYSAYTARCKKAGAMDFDDLLYRLYELLQSKEEILKKYRQKFRYVLVDEFQDTNHLQYAIVRKLVQYDGSARNITVVGDDAQSIYAFRGATIQNILDFENDFQKYNIQVFKLEQNYRSTEHIVQAANEVITNNRRQIQKKIWSDKGEGQKITVIKAMTDSEEGKRIVDTILEQKTRHHLANKEIAILYRTNAQSRVFEEYLRRYNIAYRVFGGQSFYQRKEVKDLVAYLRAVVNPKDEEALRRVINFPKRAIGNTTVDKILALATQQNISMWDAIKQFPASGRTRSNLNEFIDIIEGAHKKLNTANAYEVATLIAKRSKLEDFYKKDNSIEGMGRMENFQSLLNGIQAFVEDEGPGGATEEASDKGLASYLQNIALLTDADDKDPEMADNVTLMSVHAAKGLEFRSVFVSGLEEKLFPSFMSMDTPEGLDEERRLFYVAITRAEEFLTLSFANARYRFGKMSYNEPSRFLTEIPTHHVTNTANLSSVTDEARTPMGPPAARVTGNFKRAQNGPLKPVIDPKDFKPSPNDQIRAGMIVLHLKFGKGKVIHIDNGVAQIHFKGIPNPEKKIMLKFAKLQILE; encoded by the coding sequence TTGATTCCATCTCCTACGTCTTCGTATCTCGATCAGCTAAATGATGTTCAGCGCCAGGCAGTTATCAACACCGATGGGCCGGTGCTCGTTGTGGCGGGGCCCGGTTCTGGCAAAACCAGAGTACTGACTTACCGTATCGCCTACCTTATAGAGCAGGGCGTCGCGCCCTGGGAAATTCTCGCACTGACATTCACCAACAAGGCCGCCCGGGAGATGAAAGAGCGGATCGAAAAAGTGGTCGGCCAGCGGGCCAGTCGGGTATGGGCAGGGACTTTTCACTCGCTGTTTGCGCGGATTCTGAGAGTGGAAGCCGAACACATTGGCTACCCCAGTAATTTTACGATTTACGATGCTGATGATAGCAAAAGCCTGATCAAATTGCTGATCAAGGAAAATAATCTGAATACCGATACTTATAATGTAAACAGCGTTCGCCAGCGTATTTCCTCCGCCAAGAGCAACCTAATTACCCCTACACTCTACCAGCAAAATGAGGAGCTGATGGCCCAGGATCGTATGTCGCGGATGCCTGCCTTGTACAAGCTTTATTCGGCCTATACTGCGCGTTGCAAGAAAGCTGGTGCTATGGATTTTGACGATTTGCTTTATCGTCTTTATGAATTGCTACAAAGTAAGGAGGAGATATTAAAAAAATACCGTCAGAAGTTTCGCTACGTCCTCGTAGACGAGTTTCAGGATACCAACCACCTCCAATATGCTATTGTCCGCAAGCTGGTACAGTACGATGGTAGTGCCCGCAATATCACCGTCGTAGGTGATGATGCACAATCCATCTACGCTTTCCGTGGCGCGACGATCCAAAACATTCTGGATTTTGAAAACGACTTTCAGAAATACAACATCCAGGTCTTCAAGCTGGAGCAGAACTATCGTTCTACCGAGCACATCGTCCAGGCAGCCAATGAGGTAATCACCAATAACCGCCGCCAGATTCAAAAGAAAATTTGGTCAGACAAAGGAGAAGGGCAAAAGATCACGGTCATCAAAGCGATGACCGACAGCGAAGAAGGCAAGCGTATCGTGGATACCATCCTGGAACAAAAAACACGCCATCACTTAGCCAATAAGGAGATAGCCATCCTGTATAGAACCAATGCTCAGAGCCGCGTTTTTGAAGAATACCTCCGGCGCTACAACATCGCCTATCGGGTCTTTGGTGGCCAATCTTTTTATCAACGCAAAGAAGTAAAAGACCTGGTAGCTTACCTGCGCGCCGTCGTTAATCCCAAGGATGAAGAAGCCTTGCGGCGCGTCATCAATTTCCCTAAACGGGCCATTGGTAATACAACGGTAGATAAGATTTTGGCCCTGGCAACGCAGCAGAACATCAGCATGTGGGACGCCATCAAGCAATTCCCTGCCAGTGGCCGTACCCGTAGCAACCTCAACGAATTTATCGACATCATCGAAGGGGCTCATAAAAAACTCAATACCGCCAACGCCTACGAGGTAGCTACCTTGATCGCCAAGCGCTCAAAGTTGGAAGATTTTTACAAAAAAGACAACTCTATTGAAGGCATGGGGCGCATGGAAAACTTCCAGTCCCTACTCAACGGCATACAGGCTTTCGTGGAAGACGAAGGCCCTGGTGGTGCAACGGAAGAGGCAAGCGACAAGGGCCTCGCCAGCTACCTGCAAAACATTGCGCTACTGACAGATGCCGATGACAAAGACCCCGAAATGGCCGACAATGTGACGCTCATGTCAGTGCATGCGGCCAAAGGGCTGGAGTTTCGTTCTGTTTTTGTCTCTGGTCTGGAGGAAAAACTCTTCCCCAGCTTTATGAGTATGGACACGCCGGAAGGACTGGACGAAGAGCGCCGCCTCTTTTACGTCGCCATCACCCGTGCCGAAGAATTCCTGACCCTGAGTTTTGCTAACGCCCGCTACCGTTTTGGCAAGATGAGCTACAACGAGCCCAGTCGTTTCCTCACCGAAATACCAACACACCACGTCACCAATACCGCCAACCTCAGCAGTGTCACCGACGAAGCCCGCACCCCCATGGGCCCACCCGCTGCCCGAGTGACGGGCAACTTCAAGCGCGCGCAAAATGGCCCGCTGAAACCCGTCATTGACCCTAAGGATTTCAAACCCAGTCCCAACGATCAGATCCGGGCGGGCATGATCGTCCTTCACCTCAAGTTTGGCAAAGGAAAGGTGATTCACATCGACAATGGCGTCGCTCAAATCCATTTCAAAGGCATCCCCAACCCTGAGAAGAAGATCATGCTGAAGTTTGCTAAGTTGCAGATTCTGGAATAG
- a CDS encoding YceI family protein, whose protein sequence is MRIFLFLFLLSIFLVPAQSQRVTWQTRDGVVNFLSDAPLEMIAASSNELRGILDTEGNIFAFAVNVNSFQGFNSPLQRQHFNENYLESSLYPQTSFKGRIIEQVDFSKDGAYTIRAKGILNVHGVEQERIIKSQLVVDGSSIKITSNFSVRLDEHHITIPRIVNQKIAEVIQVEVAAVLIKKE, encoded by the coding sequence ATGCGAATATTCCTCTTCCTATTTCTGCTAAGCATTTTTTTAGTACCAGCTCAAAGTCAGCGGGTAACCTGGCAGACGCGTGATGGGGTCGTCAACTTCCTCTCGGATGCTCCTTTGGAGATGATTGCGGCAAGCTCTAATGAATTGAGAGGAATTTTGGATACAGAGGGTAATATTTTTGCTTTTGCCGTAAATGTAAATTCTTTCCAGGGTTTTAATAGCCCCTTGCAACGGCAGCATTTTAATGAAAATTACCTGGAGAGCAGCCTCTATCCACAGACCAGTTTCAAAGGCCGAATCATTGAGCAGGTAGACTTTAGCAAAGATGGAGCGTATACCATCCGGGCCAAGGGTATTCTCAATGTACACGGCGTAGAACAGGAACGAATCATCAAGAGCCAACTAGTGGTTGATGGGAGCAGCATAAAAATTACCAGCAACTTTTCCGTTCGCCTTGATGAGCATCACATTACTATTCCCCGGATTGTCAACCAAAAAATCGCGGAAGTCATTCAGGTGGAAGTTGCTGCGGTGTTGATAAAAAAAGAATAA
- a CDS encoding two-component regulator propeller domain-containing protein, whose amino-acid sequence MKHLLRILGMVLWSGIGSILNAQYFSYDCLSEESDLIDGSYSSLLQAEDGSLWIGASAGCWKYDGENTLPVPLSGVFNTLDISTVYEDPEGKKWMGYSTGQIAYENELGQFQPWEIEEGWPQASITAMQKDSLGQLWIATYGEGVYCYRKGRLYQFGKEEGLVSEDIYDLVIDRTGMVWAANDGGICLLTWQKDKKQVRNFSTANGLPDNIVTHLFADPAGGVWLGTYDAGIAYCQVKNNQLKVSLPDFWPGGIVSSIAKVDQDQLWVGTQEQGLQVFSLKDQKLIHKETQLESPPQRIVELLFDQEGLLWVLSHDQGLCRVQARLLNWGNLPVTNQAIAIDHKNRIWIGSQQGLYYCPVSGGTLVPFALAKDLNIISLHIDDKNRLWLGTFGEGLFILDPEKRSLLEVGADQGLANGSILSITGDANGIWLATLGGVYYSTTPRAGALPRFSRPETTRSIGTDFLYCNYIDHAGNVWFGTDGHGLSCVQKDGSLKTYRTSKDSASINVVYAITEDGHGRIWISTNDQQLYYLEKGSFQRPKIPLTFSKNEVVGLGNDHFGNVLITHQRGLVVHDIATGQTIDYHHFAKEANFSPVLNAIATDQEGNVWLGGIGQLLRYAPFQGEYRQQPRVHLEQVSVYLDPLDFENKKILNAKENNLIFRFQGVWLSDPEEVRFRYQLKGFDQDWISTRDQQVVYSNLPPGRYEFVVTASQNNHFSTAEQPVSFAFRIRPPFYLQGWFIATSILLVGFLGHFYLQKRESRLQKEALLHKDKVESQYETLKSQINPHFLFNSFNTLVALIEENPKGAVTYVEKLADFYRSILQYREQDAVDLSDEIQVVKDYHFLLTQRYQDHLQLDIAALPQGVSVPPLVIQMLIENAVKHNVISRHHPLKISIYTEADYLIVENVIQPKLTKQPSTGFGLQNIRNRYALISNLPVKIEEKDDLFRISIPLITDKLNQ is encoded by the coding sequence TTGAAGCACTTACTTAGGATACTGGGAATGGTGTTGTGGTCAGGTATTGGCTCAATTCTCAATGCGCAATATTTTTCCTACGATTGTTTGTCCGAAGAGAGTGATTTGATAGACGGCAGCTACAGTAGCTTGTTGCAAGCTGAGGATGGTAGTTTGTGGATAGGAGCCAGTGCCGGATGCTGGAAATATGATGGCGAAAACACCTTGCCCGTCCCTCTCAGCGGTGTTTTCAATACCTTGGATATCAGTACTGTTTACGAAGATCCAGAGGGCAAAAAGTGGATGGGGTACAGCACCGGTCAGATTGCGTATGAAAATGAGTTGGGGCAGTTTCAACCCTGGGAAATAGAGGAAGGTTGGCCGCAAGCCAGCATTACAGCGATGCAAAAGGACAGCCTCGGGCAATTGTGGATTGCTACCTATGGAGAAGGTGTTTATTGCTATCGCAAGGGAAGACTCTACCAGTTCGGGAAGGAGGAAGGTCTGGTCAGTGAAGATATTTATGACCTTGTTATTGATCGTACAGGCATGGTTTGGGCGGCCAATGATGGGGGGATTTGTTTGCTTACCTGGCAAAAAGACAAAAAGCAGGTGCGTAATTTTTCTACGGCGAATGGTTTGCCCGATAACATCGTCACTCATCTTTTCGCTGATCCTGCGGGTGGCGTTTGGCTGGGTACCTACGACGCAGGTATTGCTTATTGTCAAGTCAAAAACAACCAACTAAAAGTGAGCTTGCCGGACTTTTGGCCAGGTGGGATCGTGAGTAGTATTGCTAAAGTAGACCAGGACCAACTCTGGGTAGGCACCCAAGAGCAGGGATTGCAGGTGTTTTCACTCAAAGATCAAAAGCTCATCCACAAGGAGACCCAACTGGAATCTCCTCCGCAACGTATCGTTGAATTACTCTTTGATCAGGAGGGCTTGTTGTGGGTACTCTCGCATGACCAAGGGCTGTGTCGGGTACAGGCCCGTTTACTCAATTGGGGCAATCTTCCCGTAACTAACCAGGCGATTGCCATAGATCACAAGAACCGGATCTGGATCGGAAGTCAACAAGGGCTGTATTACTGTCCGGTTTCCGGAGGAACGCTGGTACCCTTTGCATTAGCTAAAGATTTGAATATTATTAGCTTGCATATTGACGACAAGAACCGTTTGTGGTTGGGTACCTTTGGGGAAGGTTTGTTTATCCTCGATCCTGAAAAGAGGAGTCTGTTAGAGGTTGGCGCCGATCAAGGTTTAGCCAACGGCAGCATTTTATCCATCACCGGAGATGCCAATGGCATTTGGCTGGCAACCCTGGGTGGGGTCTATTATTCAACGACCCCTCGGGCCGGAGCCTTGCCGCGATTTAGTAGACCTGAGACTACCCGATCTATTGGTACCGACTTTTTGTATTGTAACTATATCGATCATGCAGGCAATGTATGGTTTGGTACGGATGGCCACGGTTTGAGTTGCGTGCAAAAAGATGGTAGCCTTAAAACTTACCGTACAAGTAAAGACAGTGCATCTATAAATGTGGTCTACGCCATTACGGAGGATGGCCATGGGCGTATTTGGATCAGTACCAATGATCAACAGCTGTATTATTTAGAAAAAGGAAGTTTTCAAAGACCGAAAATACCGCTGACTTTTAGTAAAAATGAAGTGGTTGGCCTCGGCAATGACCATTTTGGTAATGTCCTGATTACGCACCAGCGCGGGTTGGTGGTGCACGATATAGCTACGGGGCAAACCATTGATTATCATCATTTTGCTAAAGAAGCCAATTTCTCCCCTGTGCTGAATGCTATCGCTACCGACCAAGAAGGTAACGTGTGGCTAGGCGGTATAGGGCAGTTGCTCCGCTATGCTCCTTTCCAAGGTGAGTACCGACAGCAACCGCGCGTACACTTGGAGCAAGTTTCCGTGTATCTTGATCCCCTCGATTTTGAAAACAAGAAGATCTTGAATGCAAAAGAAAACAACCTTATTTTTCGCTTTCAAGGAGTATGGCTCAGTGACCCCGAAGAAGTGCGTTTTCGCTATCAATTGAAAGGTTTTGATCAAGATTGGATTTCGACTCGTGATCAACAGGTGGTCTATTCCAATTTGCCACCGGGGCGCTATGAATTTGTGGTGACTGCTTCTCAAAACAACCATTTTTCTACGGCGGAGCAGCCAGTAAGCTTCGCGTTTAGGATTCGTCCACCTTTTTACTTACAAGGGTGGTTTATTGCGACCTCGATTTTGCTAGTAGGTTTTTTAGGACACTTCTATTTGCAAAAAAGAGAAAGCCGATTACAAAAAGAAGCACTTCTGCACAAGGATAAAGTGGAAAGCCAGTACGAAACGCTAAAGAGCCAGATCAATCCTCACTTTTTGTTCAACTCCTTTAATACGCTGGTTGCACTCATTGAGGAAAACCCCAAAGGTGCAGTTACTTACGTAGAAAAATTAGCCGATTTTTACCGCTCGATTCTTCAATACAGGGAGCAGGATGCCGTGGATTTAAGCGACGAGATACAGGTCGTAAAAGATTATCATTTTCTCCTCACCCAGCGGTATCAGGATCATTTGCAGTTGGATATTGCTGCCCTTCCCCAAGGAGTAAGTGTGCCTCCTTTAGTGATCCAGATGCTGATTGAGAACGCCGTAAAGCATAATGTCATCAGCAGGCACCATCCACTTAAAATCAGTATCTACACGGAAGCCGATTACCTGATCGTGGAGAATGTTATTCAGCCTAAACTCACCAAGCAACCTTCTACGGGTTTTGGGCTGCAGAACATCCGTAATCGTTATGCCTTAATCAGTAACTTGCCCGTAAAAATCGAAGAAAAAGATGATCTTTTCCGGATAAGTATTCCCTTGATTACCGATAAACTAAACCAATGA
- a CDS encoding LytR/AlgR family response regulator transcription factor: protein MKVLIVEDEPAAARRLKKLVVEILPAAELLPVLESIAESVAFFDQEPAPDLILLDIHLADGASFEIFQHVTVKTPVIFTTAYDQYAIEAFQVNAIDYLLKPIKREALAKAIDKFLDQQAAPAIDYQKLAQQLEIRSEARFLIRLGQQIKLLDVKDIAYAYTEDRITFFMTKSGRRYPVDYSLEKLEELLPEDRFFRINRQFIVGLSAIDEMITYSKGRVKLILQPASEQDTIVSTERSPVFKKWLNAY from the coding sequence ATGAAAGTACTCATCGTAGAAGACGAACCTGCTGCGGCTCGCCGGTTAAAGAAATTGGTCGTAGAAATACTGCCAGCTGCTGAACTACTGCCAGTACTGGAAAGCATTGCCGAAAGTGTTGCTTTCTTTGACCAGGAACCCGCCCCTGATTTGATCCTCCTGGATATCCATTTAGCCGATGGTGCCAGCTTCGAGATTTTTCAACACGTTACCGTGAAAACGCCGGTTATTTTTACTACCGCTTACGATCAATATGCCATTGAAGCTTTTCAGGTGAATGCCATTGACTATCTGCTGAAACCCATCAAAAGGGAGGCCTTGGCCAAAGCCATCGATAAATTTCTAGACCAGCAAGCTGCACCAGCCATCGATTACCAAAAGTTGGCTCAACAACTGGAAATCCGTAGTGAAGCTCGCTTCTTAATTCGTCTGGGGCAGCAGATAAAGCTGTTGGATGTCAAGGATATTGCCTACGCTTATACCGAAGACCGTATCACCTTTTTTATGACGAAAAGTGGTCGTCGTTATCCTGTTGATTACTCACTGGAAAAGCTGGAGGAGCTCCTTCCCGAGGATCGTTTTTTTCGGATCAATCGGCAGTTTATTGTGGGGCTTTCCGCTATTGACGAAATGATTACTTACTCGAAAGGCAGGGTGAAGTTGATTCTTCAACCCGCATCCGAACAAGATACCATCGTGAGTACCGAACGCTCTCCTGTTTTTAAGAAATGGTTGAATGCTTATTAG